In Coffea eugenioides isolate CCC68of chromosome 4, Ceug_1.0, whole genome shotgun sequence, the genomic stretch TCCAGATCCAATCACAGCAAGGCCTAAACCAGCATCTGTTGTGTAGAGCTCACCAGTCTTGTAGTAAAACCCCAAGCCTAATGGCCTCCCACAGATTTTTGGGTCAGCCGTGCTATTAGTGCCATCACAAAATTTCCGGGACCAAATTGGAACTTAGAAAGCTTAAGGATTGTAGAATCTAAGCACAAATTGTATAATTTTCTGGTGAGTCTCTAGTCAATTCATCAAGTTTTGCAAAAAACTCGACCACTCAAGTGTTGCAATGGATCAATTACCAGTTTCAACCGCATGATATAATGTAGATACCAACAAAACACATTCGAACactatcatatatatatatatcaaatgtAGACACTGAAATATTCACacgcaaaaataaaataaatttttgtcacACATTAGAATTTGTGTGTTTCATTTAATCTCCTCTAtctaacttctttttttttttttttttctagaagtGGAGTCGTGAGATTTAAGAAGTTGGCAAGGCAAGGATAGGGAGAATTTCAGACCACCCTATTTATTACCATTAACTATACTATATAATCACTTTTGAGATTGTAGAGAATCTTTACCCATTGGCGATATGATGGCTTCTAAAACTGAAAGCTATAGTTGCACTACTTGAATGGACAGCTGCAAATTAATTCAGAGTATATCCCTGGTGACTAATTTGATAAATATGCCATATTGCCATGTACAAGGAAAAAGAATCCTTGCCCATCTGCTTTTGAGAATTCTTCCATCGGGCAACGCCTGTGTAAGGTCCTACTCCTAACAAATCGAACGCAAAGCACCCGGGACCAGGAACTGGTGAATAAAGCTTTTGCAAATATCCAGCACAAAATACTGTGGGAAGGAAACAAAACACAAAGACATAGAAACAGAGAATGGTCTCAGCAATCCCTTTATTCGAAAATGCTGCCATTGATATTGCCATGTCTAGAAGTgttataattttcaaattagTCAGGTAGAAACGCAGATTTTCGTTATAGAACAGGGGGCCAGAAATTGATCAGTGGGCACGAGGCCTATCATTCATAGCCGATATCTCAAGCTCGCCGGCTTTAGATCCAGGCAGGACCGAATTTACTCTCTTGAAAATTGACTTTATGTGATTCGTACGTAAGCTCACAAGTCTTAACTCTGAGAAATAAGTGAACTTCTTGAAGCGTTATGAATCACCTTAAGTATTAATTCTACCTTTACTAAAAGATTACAAAATCACTTTCATATATTCTCAACCCATGCACGCACACACATACATGTTTCTGTGTAAAAATTGGCAATGT encodes the following:
- the LOC113768886 gene encoding protein STRICTOSIDINE SYNTHASE-LIKE 10-like, producing MAISMAAFSNKGIAETILCFYVFVFCFLPTVFCAGYLQKLYSPVPGPGCFAFDLLGVGPYTGVARWKNSQKQMGKDSFSFTADPKICGRPLGLGFYYKTGELYTTDAGLGLAVIGSGGVRGKQLASCAEGVPFWLP